In the genome of Raphanus sativus cultivar WK10039 chromosome 4, ASM80110v3, whole genome shotgun sequence, one region contains:
- the LOC108853899 gene encoding uncharacterized protein LOC108853899, whose translation MGCIHFESSSDQWTRSVQDQETSNTVSPQHEQGGGGIQEAWDEIETRRGGVFAGENKNKLEKRKSQVLLEGYVVEAADQEDLTRGKSLTDDDLEELKGCLDLGFGFSYDEIPELCNTLPALELCYSMSQKFLDDKQNQMCPAEEDSQPPPPTTSNPVANWKISSPGDNPDDVKARLKYWAQAVACTVRLCS comes from the exons atGGGTTGTATTCACTTCGAGTCATCATCAGATCAATGGACACGCTCTGTCCAAGACCAAGAAACATCCAACACAGTTTCACCACAACACGaacaaggaggaggaggaatcCAAGAAGCTTGGGACGAGATCGAGACTCGCCGAGGTGGTGTTTTCGCCGGAGAGAATAAGAACAAGCTTGAGAAGAGGAAGAGCCAAGTGCTGCTCGAGGGATACGTAGTGGAGGCTGCTGATCAAGAAGATCTTACGAGAGGTAAGAGTTTGACGGATGACGATCTTGAGGAGCTTAAAGGCTGTTTGGAtctagggtttgggttcagCTACGACGAGATCCCTGAGCTCTGCAACACTTTGCCTGCTCTAGAGCTTTGTTACTCCATGAGCCAGAAGTTCTTGGATGATAAGCAGAACCAAATGTGTCCAGCTGAAGAAGATTCTCAGCCACCACCACCGACCACGAGCAACCCAGTTGCAAACTGGAAGATCTCTAGCCCTG GTGATAATCCAGATGATGTAAAAGCAAGACTCAAATACTGGGCACAAGCCGTAGCTTGCACTGTCCGGTTATGTAGCTGA
- the LOC108853898 gene encoding 40S ribosomal protein S3-2 yields the protein MATQISKKRKFVADGVFYAELNEVLTRELAEDGYSGVEVRVTPMRTEIIIRATRTQNVLGEKGRRIRELTSLVQKRFRFPQDSVELYAEKVANRGLCAIAQAESLRYKLLGGLAVRRACYGVLRFVMESGAKGCEVIVSGKLRAARAKSMKFKDGYMVSSGQPTKEYIDSAVRHVLLRQGVLGIKVKVMLDWDPKGVTGPKTPLPDVVIIHTPKEEEVNSTSTQVVAPAAALVPEAPLTAVDYPEMIPVA from the exons atggcGACGCAAATCAGCAAGAAGAGAAAG tttGTGGCGGACGGTGTGTTCTACGCGGAATTGAACGAGGTTCTGACTCGGGAGCTGGCGGAGGATGGATACTCAGGTGTGGAGGTTAGGGTTACTCCAATGAGGACTGAGATTATCATCAGAGCCACCCGTACTCAAAATGTTCTCG GTGAGAAAGGGAGGAGGATCAGGGAGCTTACATCTCTTGTACAGAAGAGATTCAGGTTTCCTCAAGACAGTGTTGAGCTTTACGCCGAAAAGGTTGCCAACAGAGGTCTCTGTGCCATTGCTCAGGCTGAGTCTCTCCGTTACAAGCTTCTCGGTGGTCTTGCCGTTCGCAG GGCTTGCTATGGTGTATTGAGATTCGTCATGGAGAGCGGAGCTAAGGGATGTGAG GTGATTGTGAGTGGAAAGCTCCGTGCAGCACGTGCCAAGTCCATGAAGTTCAAGGACGGTTACATGGTTTCCTCCGGTCAACCTACCAAGGAGTACATCGACTCTGCTGTCAGACATGTTCTCCTTAGACAG GGAGTGCTCGGAATCAAGGTTAAGGTCATGCTCGACTGGGATCCTAAGGGAGTAACGGGACCAAAGACACCATTGCCTGATGTTGTGATCATCCATACTCCCAAGGAAGAAGAAGTGAACTCTACATCTACCCAAGTTGTTGCTCCGGCTGCTGCTCTTGTACCCGAAGCTCCCCTCACAGCTGTAGATTACCCTGAGATGATCCCAGTTGCCTAG
- the LOC108853896 gene encoding 40S ribosomal protein S3-2 — MATQISKKRKFVADGVFYAELNEVLTRELAEDGYSGVEVRVTPMRTEIIIRATRTQNVLGEKGRRIRELTSLVQKRFRFPQDSVELYAEKVANRGLCAIAQAESLRYKLLGGLAVRRACYGVLRFVMESGAKGCEVIVSGKLRAARAKSMKFKDGYMVSSGQPTKEYIDSAVRHVLLRQGVLGIKVKVMLDWDPKGVTGPKTPLPDVVIIHAPKEEDFNSAPAQVTAPAAALLPEAPLTAVDYPEMIPVA, encoded by the exons ATGGCGACTCAGATTAGCAAGAAGAGAAAG TTTGTAGCGGACGGTGTGTTCTACGCCGAGTTGAACGAGGTGCTCACTAGAGAGCTTGCGGAGGATGGATACTCAGGTGTGGAGGTTAGGGTTACTCCGATGAGGACTGAGATTATCATCAGAGCCACACGTACTCAAAATGTTCTCG GTGAGAAAGGGAGGAGGATCAGGGAGTTGACATCTCTTGTACAGAAGAGATTCAGGTTTCCTCAAGACAGTGTTGAGCTTTACGCTGAAAAGGTTGCCAACAGAGGTCTCTGTGCCATTGCTCAGGCCGAGTCCCTCCGTTACAAGCTCCTCGGTGGTCTTGCCGTTCGCAG GGCTTGCTATGGTGTCTTGAGATTCGTCATGGAGAGTGGAGCTAAGGGCTGTGAG GTGATTGTGAGTGGAAAGCTACGTGCAGCGCGTGCCAAGTCCATGAAATTCAAGGACGGGTACATGGTTTCATCTGGTCAACCTACCAAGGAGTACATCGATTCTGCTGTCAGACATGTTCTCCTTAGACAG GGCGTGCTCGGAATCAAGGTCAAGGTCATGCTTGACTGGGACCCTAAGGGAGTAACGGGACCAAAGACACCACTGCCCGATGTTGTGATCATCCATGCTCCCAAGGAAGAAGATTTTAACTCTGCACCTGCTCAGGTTACGGCTCCTGCTGCTGCTCTTTTACCGGAAGCTCCCCTCACTGCTGTAGATTACCCTGAGATGATCCCAGTCGCCTAG
- the LOC108853895 gene encoding GDSL esterase/lipase At1g58430-like, with the protein MWTSKTITFILFTVTTLLASSNAAENATTQPLFPAILIFGDSTVDTGNNNYPVNTFFRATHLPYGIDLPNHAGNGRFSNGKLIPDILAAKYNIKQLVPPFLQPSLSDQDIVTGVCFASAGAGYDDLTSLSTQAIPVSEQPKMFKSYIARLKSIVGDKKAMEIINNALVVVSAGTNDFILNYYTIPTRRLQYHHVSSYQDFILKRLDNLIGELYSLGCRNFVIGGLPPIGCLPIQMTAKFRNIFRFCLEKENKDSVVYNQKLQNQIPQMQASLTGSKILYSDIYNPIHDMMQNPSKYGFKETKRGCCGTGFLETSFMCNVLSPTCENHSEFLFFDSIHPSEATYNYIGDLLDAKIREWIAA; encoded by the exons atgtggacATCTAAAACCATAACCTTCATTCTTTTCACCGTAACAACACTACTCGCGTCAAGCAACGCAGCCGAAAACGCCACAACGCAACCGCTATTCCCAGCCATTCTAATCTTCGGCGACTCAACCGTGGACACAGGGAACAACAACTACCCTGTAAACACATTCTTCAGAGCTACACATCTACCTTACGGCATCGATCTCCCGAACCACGCAGGTAACGGGAGATTCTCAAACGGAAAACTAATCCCCGACATACTCGCAGCCAAATACAACATCAAACAGCTTGTTCCTCCTTTCTTACAACCAAGCCTCTCCGACCAAGACATTGTCACCGGAGTCTGTTTTGCATCAGCCGGTGCGGGTTACGATGACCTAACGAGTCTCTCTACTCAGGCGATTCCTGTCTCGGAACAGCCTAAGATGTTCAAGAGCTACATTGCTCGCCTTAAAAGTATCGTGGGAGACAAGAAAGCTATGGAGATTATAAACAATGCATTGGTGGTTGTTAGTGCAGGGACTAACGATTTCATCTTGAATTATTACACTATTCCTACAAGGCGTCTTCAGTACCATCATGTCTCTAGCTACCAAGACTTTATTCTTAAGAGGCTTGACAATCTCATTGGG GAGCTATATAGTTTAGGTTGCAGGAATTTTGTGATCGGAGGTTTACCCCCTATTGGTTGTTTACCGATCCAAATGACTGCTAAGTTCCGCAACATCTTTAGGTTTTGCTTAGAAAAAGAGAACAAAGACTCTGTCGTATACAATCAGAAACTTCAAAATCAAATACCTCAGATGCAAGCATCTCTTACCGGAAGCAAGATCCTTTACTCTGATATATATAACCCTATCCATGACATGATGCAAAACCCTAGCAAATACG gGTTTAAGGAGACAAAGAGAGGGTGTTGTGGAACAGGGTTTCTGGAGACGAGCTTCATGTGTAATGTTCTTTCTCCAACTTGTGAGAATCACTCGGAGTTTTTGTTCTTTGACTCGATTCATCCATCTGAAGCTACTTATAATTACATAGGAGACTTGCTTGATGCTAAGATCCGTGAGTGGATTGCGGCTTAA